The genomic segment TACCCAGGAGGGAATCCAGGTCGACTTAAGGGTGGTGGAAGAAAAGAGTTTTGGAGCCGCTTTACAGTATTTTACGGGGTCAAAAGCTCATAATATCAAGCTGCGGGAGATAGCGTTAAAGAAAGGATTCAAAGTCAATGAGTACGGAATATTCCGTATCGATACGGGAGAAAAAGTGGGAGGGGAGAGGGAAGAAGAAATCTATGAAGTTCTGGGGATGGAGTGGATTCCTCCGGAGTTGCGTGAAGACCAGGGCGAGATTGAGAAAGCTCTGGAGAAAAAGTTACCGGTCTTGGTGGAGATGCGCGATATCCGGGGAGACCTTCACGTCCACTCCTCCTGGAGCGATGGGATGGTTTCCGTTGAGGAAATGGCCGAGGCTGCACTTCAAAAGGGCTATGAATACCTTGCCATCTGCGATCATACTCAGTCTCTCGCTGTGGCTTCCGGTCTTAATCCTGAGGAAATTAAGGAAAGACGAAAAGAAATCGTCCGCTGGAATAGCAAAGCAGAAAGCTTGTACCTCCTCAATGGAGTTGAAGCTAACATTTTGAGCGATGGCACAATTGATTTTCCTGATGCCGAATTGGCAACCCTGGAACTGGTCGTAGCGGGTTTACATTCTGGACTAAATCAGAAAGAGGAAAAAATTTTGCGGCGTTTAGAACTGGCTATGAAGAATAAATACGTTCAGATTATCAGCCATCCTACCGGAAGGCTCATTAATAAAAGGAGTGCGTACGAAGTACACTGCAATGCACTCTTTACCATTGCTCGGGCAACGGGTACGTTTCTTGAAATTAACGCTCAACCAGAACGCTTAGATTTGAAAGATGTAGATGCCAGAAAAGCAAAAGAGGAATATGGCATTCTCCTCTCTATCGCTACTGACGCCCACGATCCGAACTCTTTAGACTACATTGAGTATGGAATAGCGCAGGCTCGGAGAGCGTGGCTCACCAAAGAAGATATCATCAATACGAGAACTCTGGAGGAACTTTTGGAGCTCCTCCAGAGAAAAAGGGCGTTCAGGGAAGAAGCGTAAGTGGAGGGTGCAATTTATGCTGATTCCTTTTATGCATGGTCTGGATTCGGGAGAGATATGGTTCTTCGGCACTTCCTCGAGTGATGAAGCGGTCAATTTGTTCATAAGGAATGCCCATTTCCCCCTCATCGGTTTGTCCTGGCCAGAGGCCAGCTGATGGAGCTTTGGTGATGATTCGTTCCGGGATCCCAAGGAACTTTGCCAGGGACCGTACTTCATTTTTAGTAAGATGAGCAAGGGGGGCAATGTCCACTGCACCATCTCCATATTTAGTAAAATACCCTACAGTGATTTCGCTCCGATTTGAGGAACCGCATACTAAGTAGTTCAGTTTATTGGCAAAATAGTAGAGGATACACATGCGCAGGCGTGGCTTTAAATTGACCACTGGGAGATCGCGGTTTTCTTTTGTCTCATCCAGCACTTCTAAAATCGTATCAAAAGGCTTTTCAAGAGGCACAACTCGATGGGGAATGGAGAACCGATTGGTTACTTCCAGAGCGTCTTCTAAATCCTGAGGAGTGCTATAGCAGGGCATAAGGATACCGAGGGTTTCTTGACCAAAGGTTTTCTGAGCCAAAACGGCTACCACCGAAGAATCGATGCCCCCGCTCATACCGAACACAAGCCCTTTTGCTCCCGCTTCTTTTGTTTGTTCGCGCATCCAGGAAGCAATTCGCTCAGTTTCTTTTTCCCAGTTTTCCATATCGTCC from the Atribacterota bacterium genome contains:
- the polX gene encoding DNA polymerase/3'-5' exonuclease PolX gives rise to the protein MRNQEIAKILRNIALLLEMKGESRFRVVAYEEAARRVETWPEPVEEVWAKGKLKEIPGVGESIATKISEYLSTGKMNYLEELTKEIPIEVVELTEIPGVGPKIAKLLYDELGIRTVEDLERAIIEKKLRYLPRLGEKSEEKIAKGMEIFKKRSERMLLGQALPIVREVVRVIKEKTGINRVSPAGSVRRMKETIGDIDILVASSFPAQVMDVFVTLPQVKEVLARGDTKTSIVTQEGIQVDLRVVEEKSFGAALQYFTGSKAHNIKLREIALKKGFKVNEYGIFRIDTGEKVGGEREEEIYEVLGMEWIPPELREDQGEIEKALEKKLPVLVEMRDIRGDLHVHSSWSDGMVSVEEMAEAALQKGYEYLAICDHTQSLAVASGLNPEEIKERRKEIVRWNSKAESLYLLNGVEANILSDGTIDFPDAELATLELVVAGLHSGLNQKEEKILRRLELAMKNKYVQIISHPTGRLINKRSAYEVHCNALFTIARATGTFLEINAQPERLDLKDVDARKAKEEYGILLSIATDAHDPNSLDYIEYGIAQARRAWLTKEDIINTRTLEELLELLQRKRAFREEA
- the nadE gene encoding NAD(+) synthase — protein: MENWEKETERIASWMREQTKEAGAKGLVFGMSGGIDSSVVAVLAQKTFGQETLGILMPCYSTPQDLEDALEVTNRFSIPHRVVPLEKPFDTILEVLDETKENRDLPVVNLKPRLRMCILYYFANKLNYLVCGSSNRSEITVGYFTKYGDGAVDIAPLAHLTKNEVRSLAKFLGIPERIITKAPSAGLWPGQTDEGEMGIPYEQIDRFITRGSAEEPYLSRIQTMHKRNQHKLHPPLTLLP